Proteins found in one Nostoc sp. NIES-3756 genomic segment:
- a CDS encoding site-2 protease family protein: MNGTIRVGNLFGIPFYIHPSWFLVLGLITWSYSGGLSAQFPQLSGGLALILGLMTALLLFASVVAHELGHSFVAMRQGINVDSITLFIFGGLASLKQESKTPAEAFWVAIAGPLVSLLLCGIVTVIGVTTPVSGPLAAILGVLASVNLALALFNLIPGLPLDGGNILKAIVWKVTGNPYKGVTFASRVGQIFGWIAIASGIIPILYFGSFANIWNLLIGFFLLQNAGNAAQFARVQEKLTGLTAADVVTIDSPITSANLSLRQFADEQIVQGQNWRRFLVTNNEGQLVGAISLDDLRNVPTALWTETQIQQVMRPIQSTTINSNQPLLEVVQLLEQQKLSTLPVIRDNGVLVGILEKAAIIQLLQNRTQPNPA; encoded by the coding sequence ATGAATGGCACAATTCGCGTTGGTAATCTCTTCGGTATTCCTTTTTATATCCATCCGTCGTGGTTTTTAGTTCTGGGTTTAATTACCTGGAGTTATAGCGGTGGACTCTCAGCACAATTTCCCCAACTGTCTGGGGGGTTGGCTTTGATACTGGGATTGATGACGGCGCTATTGTTGTTTGCTTCTGTCGTCGCCCATGAATTAGGACATAGCTTTGTGGCTATGCGTCAAGGAATTAACGTTGATTCGATTACGTTATTTATATTTGGTGGTTTGGCTAGTTTAAAACAAGAGTCAAAAACACCTGCTGAAGCTTTTTGGGTAGCGATCGCTGGGCCTTTAGTTAGTCTATTATTATGTGGTATCGTTACGGTGATTGGCGTAACTACCCCAGTTAGTGGGCCATTGGCGGCGATTCTGGGAGTTTTGGCTTCTGTCAACTTAGCATTGGCGTTGTTTAACCTCATTCCTGGTTTACCCTTGGATGGCGGAAACATTCTCAAAGCGATCGTTTGGAAGGTTACAGGTAATCCATATAAAGGTGTAACATTTGCCAGTCGCGTGGGACAAATCTTTGGTTGGATTGCGATCGCCTCTGGTATCATCCCCATACTGTATTTTGGTAGCTTCGCTAATATCTGGAATTTATTAATCGGTTTCTTCCTACTACAAAATGCTGGTAATGCAGCCCAATTTGCCAGAGTGCAAGAAAAACTCACAGGTTTAACAGCCGCAGATGTAGTAACCATCGATAGTCCAATTACCTCTGCTAATCTCAGTTTGAGACAATTCGCTGATGAACAAATTGTACAAGGGCAGAACTGGCGACGGTTTTTAGTCACCAACAACGAAGGACAATTGGTAGGTGCAATTAGCCTTGATGACTTGCGAAATGTTCCCACTGCATTGTGGACAGAAACACAAATTCAACAAGTCATGCGTCCTATTCAGTCCACCACCATCAACTCTAATCAACCTTTGTTAGAAGTAGTGCAACTACTAGAACAACAAAAATTATCTACTCTGCCTGTAATTCGTGACAACGGTGTACTAGTAGGAATCCTAGAGAAAGCCGCGATTATCCAGCTATTGCAAAATCGTACCCAACCCAACCCTGCATAG
- the trmB gene encoding tRNA (guanosine(46)-N7)-methyltransferase TrmB: MPFVRVRQHVNPLAKKYSQPASPLEWEKIYSTLDQPLHLDIGCARGRFVLQMAQVETNWNFLGLEIREPLVVEANQLSSQLGLTNLHYLYCNANNSLQPLLSSLPTGILQRVTIQFPDPWFKTRHAKRRVVQPELVADIANYLVVGGVVFLQSDMEFVAVEMCDRFAANPAFNRVGTGEWLAENPLPVQTEREITTQSRGEPVYRALFERVR; this comes from the coding sequence TTGCCATTTGTCCGCGTTCGTCAGCACGTTAACCCACTAGCCAAAAAATATAGTCAACCAGCCAGTCCTCTGGAGTGGGAGAAAATTTATAGCACTCTCGACCAACCGCTACACTTAGATATTGGTTGTGCTAGAGGAAGATTTGTGTTGCAAATGGCGCAGGTAGAAACCAATTGGAATTTTCTGGGTTTAGAAATCAGAGAACCTTTGGTAGTCGAGGCGAACCAATTAAGTTCTCAGTTGGGTTTAACTAATCTCCATTATTTGTATTGCAATGCTAATAATTCACTACAGCCCCTATTATCTTCCTTGCCTACAGGAATTTTACAGCGTGTAACTATTCAATTCCCCGACCCTTGGTTTAAAACTCGCCACGCTAAACGCCGTGTAGTTCAACCAGAGTTAGTTGCAGATATAGCTAATTATTTGGTTGTTGGTGGCGTGGTATTTCTGCAATCAGATATGGAATTTGTGGCTGTAGAAATGTGCGATCGCTTTGCGGCAAATCCAGCTTTTAATAGAGTAGGGACAGGCGAATGGTTAGCCGAAAACCCCCTCCCAGTCCAAACAGAAAGAGAAATTACTACGCAAAGTAGAGGCGAACCAGTTTATCGTGCTTTATTTGAAAGAGTCAGGTGA
- a CDS encoding 3'-5' exonuclease encodes MPYLTDTREISDIVSKYTKATTLWIDTEVAEFNSRNARLSLIQVLDNPDDMSGDRVYLLDVLDKPSLVADFVEQIMVNPHIEKVFHNASFDVKYLGSKQAKNITCTLEIAKKIPYYILPVPNYQLQTLATLLCNFNNIDKQEQGSNWAQRPLTEEQIEYAYLDCIYLAQIHRRLLELQAESNPDPAIEDITFLNARFSQIEAQWKLLNSEYEHLQERLKKAMQAQDISETTLYKLTSYDRKVVKVQFSQLTDLVQTQGINLDFPVTLTQKLQKDLGENLEQLSVDIEQSTSSRLTLKNQENNS; translated from the coding sequence ATGCCATATTTAACTGATACCAGGGAAATTAGCGATATAGTTTCTAAATATACTAAGGCTACTACTTTATGGATTGATACGGAAGTTGCTGAATTTAACAGTCGTAATGCTAGATTGTCGTTGATTCAGGTACTAGATAATCCTGATGATATGAGTGGCGATCGCGTTTATCTTTTAGATGTACTTGATAAGCCGAGTTTGGTGGCTGACTTTGTTGAACAAATCATGGTCAACCCTCATATTGAAAAGGTGTTTCATAATGCCAGTTTTGATGTCAAGTATCTGGGCAGTAAGCAAGCTAAAAATATTACTTGTACTTTAGAAATTGCGAAAAAAATTCCTTATTACATCTTACCTGTTCCTAATTATCAACTACAAACTTTAGCCACCTTATTATGTAATTTCAATAACATTGATAAACAAGAACAAGGTAGCAATTGGGCGCAACGACCCCTAACTGAAGAACAGATAGAATACGCCTATTTAGATTGTATTTATTTGGCTCAAATCCATCGGCGTTTATTGGAATTACAGGCAGAAAGTAACCCCGATCCAGCCATAGAAGATATAACCTTTCTCAACGCACGCTTCAGCCAAATTGAGGCGCAGTGGAAGCTATTAAATTCTGAATATGAGCATTTACAAGAGCGCTTAAAAAAAGCTATGCAGGCTCAGGATATTTCGGAAACTACGTTGTATAAACTGACGAGTTACGATCGCAAAGTTGTGAAAGTGCAGTTTTCCCAATTGACAGATTTAGTACAAACACAAGGTATCAATTTAGATTTTCCGGTAACACTAACTCAGAAGTTGCAAAAGGATTTAGGGGAAAATCTCGAACAATTATCTGTAGATATTGAGCAAAGTACTTCTTCTCGATTGACGCTGAAAAACCAGGAGAATAATTCGTAA
- a CDS encoding sodium:solute symporter family protein, with translation MIVVGLSFVAYIYIGWQSRVKSSKDFYVAGQDIPSIANGAATPADWMSAASFISMAGLISFLGYDGSIYLMGWTGGYVLLALLLAPYLRKFGKYTVPDFVGDRYYSNVARLVAVIAAIFVSLTYVAGQMRGVGIVFSRFLQVDINTGVIIGMVIVAFFSVLGGMKGITWTQVAQYGVLIVAYLIPASAIAWKLTGNPIPQLAFTFSDVATKLNQIQVDLGFQEYTQPFVNKTMLDVLFTTIALMVGTAGLPHIIVRFYTVPSVRAARFSAGWALLFIAILYTTAPALSMFARYNLINTLHNQTVAEVQQLDWANKWEKTGLLKFEDKNQDGRLQLTPKKDTSEITIDRDIIVLSTPEVAQLAPWVITLVAAGGLAAASFFPVIVLGIFDKRTNSPGAIAGMLSGLIFTTAYIIGVKFAGMQPWFFGVFPEGIGTLGMLINLVVTVVVSRLTPPPPAEIQAMVEDLRSPTIEDDVQPIPH, from the coding sequence ATAATAGTAGTTGGACTCTCGTTTGTTGCATACATTTATATCGGTTGGCAATCACGAGTTAAGAGTAGCAAAGACTTTTATGTGGCTGGTCAAGATATTCCTTCCATTGCCAATGGTGCAGCCACACCCGCAGATTGGATGTCCGCAGCCTCCTTTATTTCAATGGCAGGGCTGATTTCTTTTTTGGGTTATGACGGTTCTATTTATTTGATGGGTTGGACTGGTGGCTATGTGTTGCTGGCCTTGTTATTAGCTCCATATCTGCGAAAATTTGGTAAGTATACTGTGCCGGATTTTGTAGGCGATCGCTATTATTCTAATGTGGCTCGTCTAGTGGCAGTCATAGCCGCAATTTTCGTATCTCTTACCTACGTCGCTGGGCAAATGCGCGGTGTAGGCATCGTTTTCAGCCGTTTTTTGCAAGTTGACATCAATACAGGCGTAATCATCGGCATGGTAATTGTCGCCTTCTTTTCCGTGTTGGGAGGGATGAAGGGGATCACCTGGACGCAAGTAGCCCAATATGGTGTATTGATTGTGGCTTACTTAATTCCAGCGAGCGCGATCGCCTGGAAACTTACAGGTAATCCTATACCTCAATTAGCATTTACCTTTAGCGATGTTGCCACTAAACTTAATCAAATCCAAGTCGATTTAGGCTTTCAAGAGTACACCCAGCCTTTTGTAAATAAGACAATGTTGGATGTACTATTCACAACAATTGCCTTGATGGTAGGTACTGCTGGTTTACCTCATATTATTGTCAGATTTTACACAGTTCCCAGTGTGAGAGCAGCCAGATTTTCTGCTGGTTGGGCGCTATTATTCATTGCTATTCTTTACACCACAGCGCCAGCGCTTTCCATGTTTGCCCGTTACAACCTAATTAATACCCTGCACAATCAAACAGTTGCAGAAGTACAACAGCTAGACTGGGCTAATAAGTGGGAAAAAACTGGACTGCTGAAGTTTGAAGACAAAAATCAAGATGGTCGTCTCCAGTTAACACCAAAAAAAGATACTAGTGAAATTACCATCGACAGAGACATCATCGTCCTTTCTACCCCAGAGGTAGCACAACTAGCACCTTGGGTAATTACCTTGGTTGCGGCTGGTGGGTTAGCGGCTGCAAGCTTCTTTCCAGTCATTGTTCTGGGAATCTTTGACAAGCGTACCAATTCCCCAGGTGCGATCGCTGGTATGCTGTCAGGATTAATTTTTACAACGGCTTACATTATCGGTGTGAAGTTTGCAGGTATGCAGCCTTGGTTTTTTGGCGTATTCCCTGAAGGCATCGGCACTTTGGGTATGCTAATTAACTTGGTGGTGACAGTAGTAGTGTCTCGTCTCACCCCACCACCACCAGCCGAAATTCAAGCGATGGTAGAAGATTTACGTTCTCCTACGATTGAGGACGATGTGCAACCAATTCCGCATTAA
- the dnaK gene encoding molecular chaperone DnaK: MAKVVGIDLGTTNSCVAVMEGGKPTVIANAEGFRTTPSVVAFAKNGDTLVGQIAKRQAVMNPENTFYSVKRFIGRRFDEVTNEATEVSYKVLSSGGNVKLDSPGAGKQFAPEEISAKVLRKLVEDASKYLGETVTQAVITVPAYFNDSQRQATKDAGKIAGIEVLRIINEPTAASLAYGFDKKSNETILVFDLGGGTFDVSVLEVGDGVFEVLATSGDTHLGGDDFDKKIVDFLAEQFRKDEGIDLRKDRQALQRLTEAAEKAKIELSSVTQAEINLPFITATQDGPKHLDTTLTRAKFEELCSDLIDRCRIPVESALRDAKLSKNDIDEVVLVGGSTRIPAVQQLVKNLLGKDPNQTVNPDEVVAVGAAIQAGVLAGDVTGILLLDVTPLSLGVETLGGVMTKIIPRNTTIPTKKSEVFSTAVDGQTNVEIHVLQGEREFANDNKSLGTFRLDGIPPAPRGVPQIEVVFDIDANGILNVTAKDKGTGKEQSISITGASTLDKTDVDRMVREAEQNASSDKERREKIERKNQADSLAYQAEKQIQELGDKVPEADKTKVEGLVKDLREAVAKEDDEQIKKLTPELQQALFAVGSNIYQQAGGGAAPGASEPQDGGSTSSGGGDDVIDADFTESK, from the coding sequence ATGGCAAAAGTAGTTGGAATTGACTTAGGTACAACTAACTCCTGCGTCGCAGTAATGGAAGGTGGTAAACCCACAGTTATTGCCAACGCAGAAGGTTTTCGTACCACACCATCAGTAGTAGCATTTGCGAAAAACGGCGACACCTTGGTAGGGCAAATCGCCAAGCGCCAAGCGGTGATGAACCCCGAGAATACTTTCTATTCTGTGAAGCGCTTCATTGGTCGCCGCTTCGACGAAGTAACCAACGAAGCTACAGAAGTTTCCTACAAAGTTCTTAGCAGTGGCGGTAACGTCAAATTAGACTCTCCTGGCGCTGGTAAACAATTTGCTCCCGAAGAAATTTCTGCTAAAGTTCTCCGCAAACTAGTTGAAGATGCTAGTAAATACCTGGGCGAAACCGTTACCCAAGCTGTAATTACCGTTCCTGCCTACTTCAACGACTCCCAACGCCAAGCCACTAAAGACGCTGGTAAAATCGCTGGGATTGAAGTATTACGGATTATTAACGAACCTACAGCCGCGTCCTTGGCTTACGGTTTTGATAAGAAGAGTAATGAAACCATTCTCGTATTTGACCTTGGTGGTGGTACATTCGACGTATCCGTCCTCGAAGTAGGCGACGGCGTATTTGAAGTATTGGCTACTTCCGGTGATACCCACCTTGGTGGTGACGACTTCGATAAGAAAATTGTTGATTTCTTAGCAGAACAGTTTAGGAAAGACGAAGGTATCGACCTCCGCAAAGACAGACAAGCACTGCAACGTTTAACAGAAGCCGCAGAAAAAGCCAAGATTGAGCTTTCTAGTGTTACCCAAGCGGAAATTAACCTACCATTCATTACCGCTACCCAGGACGGCCCCAAGCACCTGGATACAACATTAACTCGTGCTAAGTTTGAAGAACTCTGCTCGGACTTGATTGACCGTTGTCGCATACCTGTAGAAAGCGCACTCCGCGATGCTAAGTTAAGCAAGAACGATATTGATGAAGTTGTGTTAGTAGGTGGTTCTACCCGTATCCCCGCCGTACAACAACTAGTTAAGAACCTATTGGGTAAAGACCCCAACCAAACCGTTAACCCTGATGAAGTGGTAGCAGTTGGTGCAGCCATCCAAGCTGGTGTATTGGCTGGTGACGTTACAGGTATCTTGTTGTTAGACGTAACACCGTTGTCTTTGGGTGTAGAAACCTTGGGTGGTGTCATGACCAAGATTATTCCTCGCAACACCACAATTCCCACCAAGAAATCAGAAGTCTTTTCTACAGCCGTTGATGGTCAAACCAACGTGGAAATTCACGTCCTCCAAGGTGAACGGGAATTTGCCAACGATAACAAGAGCTTGGGAACCTTCCGTCTAGATGGTATTCCCCCAGCACCACGCGGTGTACCTCAAATCGAAGTTGTATTCGACATCGACGCTAACGGTATCCTCAACGTTACCGCTAAGGACAAGGGTACAGGTAAGGAACAGTCCATCAGTATTACTGGTGCTTCCACCCTGGATAAAACCGACGTTGACCGCATGGTGCGCGAAGCAGAACAAAACGCTTCATCTGACAAAGAACGCCGCGAGAAAATTGAGCGTAAGAACCAAGCCGACTCTTTGGCATACCAAGCTGAGAAACAAATCCAAGAATTGGGTGATAAAGTTCCCGAAGCTGACAAGACCAAAGTTGAAGGTTTAGTGAAAGACTTGCGCGAAGCAGTTGCTAAGGAAGACGACGAGCAAATCAAGAAGCTGACTCCAGAATTGCAACAAGCACTATTCGCTGTTGGTAGCAACATCTATCAACAAGCTGGCGGCGGTGCTGCGCCTGGCGCTAGTGAGCCACAAGATGGTGGTTCTACTTCCTCTGGCGGTGGTGATGATGTGATTGACGCTGATTTTACCGAAAGCAAGTAA
- a CDS encoding tetratricopeptide repeat protein — protein MKRWLLEQGRVKLKRVLTIGVLTALSAITSVSCSNNKEVLVTEIGVNPPSRRTGGNNSQAGQFYIQGQRQHSQGDSQAAIASYDKAINLDPDYGAAYRGRGLAYFDLGDKQKAIADYNEAIRLSPNDAEAFNSRGNARASLGDNAGAISDYNEAIRLSPNYAEAYNNRGNARSVQGDKGGSIEDFNQAIRLNPRYAIAYNNRGNARAAQGDSQGAISDYNQAIRLNSNFGPAYNNRGNARAAQGDKEGALQDLQRAADIFQRQNNNDLYEQAMNNIKELGQ, from the coding sequence ATGAAACGGTGGTTATTGGAGCAAGGGCGGGTGAAGTTAAAAAGAGTATTAACTATAGGTGTGCTTACCGCACTGAGCGCAATTACCAGCGTTTCCTGTAGTAATAACAAAGAGGTGTTAGTAACGGAAATAGGAGTAAATCCTCCCAGTCGTCGCACAGGCGGCAACAACTCCCAAGCTGGGCAATTCTACATCCAAGGGCAAAGACAGCACTCCCAAGGTGATTCACAAGCAGCGATCGCATCTTATGATAAGGCGATTAATCTAGATCCTGACTATGGTGCAGCCTACAGAGGACGAGGACTAGCTTACTTTGATTTGGGAGATAAGCAAAAAGCGATCGCCGACTACAATGAAGCCATTCGCCTTTCTCCCAATGATGCCGAAGCCTTTAACAGCCGGGGAAATGCCCGTGCCTCCTTGGGTGATAATGCCGGAGCCATCAGCGACTACAATGAAGCAATTCGCCTTTCCCCCAACTACGCCGAAGCCTACAATAACCGGGGAAATGCCCGTTCTGTACAAGGAGACAAGGGCGGTTCCATAGAAGATTTTAACCAAGCCATTCGCCTCAACCCCAGATATGCGATCGCCTACAACAACCGGGGTAATGCCCGTGCTGCTCAAGGAGATAGCCAAGGGGCAATATCAGACTACAATCAAGCCATCCGCCTCAATTCTAACTTTGGCCCTGCCTACAACAACCGAGGCAATGCCCGTGCTGCCCAAGGTGATAAAGAAGGTGCGTTACAAGACTTGCAGAGAGCAGCAGATATCTTTCAAAGGCAAAACAATAACGATTTATATGAGCAAGCGATGAATAATATTAAGGAGTTAGGGCAGTAG